In one Nicotiana sylvestris chromosome 8, ASM39365v2, whole genome shotgun sequence genomic region, the following are encoded:
- the LOC138876379 gene encoding uncharacterized protein, protein MDDEYEPLKTYFPDEEVMCVDEVDHDEKAEAEIDDDEWVKTRLEQLSLIDEKRLAAVCYGQLYQKRMTRVYNKKVRPRKFEVVQMVLKHILPHQAEAKGKFEPNWQWPFIVTRVLPNGALYLTDIEGKCVDMTINSDAIKRYYV, encoded by the exons atggatgatgaatatgagccactgaagacttattttcctgatgaagaggtcatGTGTGTTGACGAGGTTGACCATGATGAAAAGgcag aagctgaaattgatgatgatgagtgggtcaaaactcggctagagcagttgagtttgattgatgagaaaaggttAGCTGCAGTATGTtatggtcaattgtatcagaagagaatgacaagagtatacaacaaaaaggtgcgtcctcggaaATTCGAAGTGGTCCAGATGgtattgaaacacatccttcctcatcaggctgaagctaaaggcaagtttgaaCCAAACTGGCAGTGGCCGTTCATAGTAacaagagtgttgcccaatggtgctttgtatttaacagacatagaaggcaaatgtgtagatatgactatcaattctgatgcaattaagaggtactatgtatga
- the LOC138876380 gene encoding uncharacterized protein, translating to MPKFDLYDGLGDPVAHLRGYCSKMRGAGGKVELLMAYFSQSLSGAALEWYTRQDASRWYTWDDMAQAFARHFQYNIDIVPDRLSLTKVEKKPSESFREYGFRWREQAARVNPPMEEDEMVKYFLQALEPTYYGHLISTIGHDIEKCWYLKSTIQELIDTNQIVVQSPDAQNPLPAHAETHMIEIVHKDGEPKKSSNTVMMIQASESNLVKALNSTKAKPLIVEGVTEKPSSKPPVLVVKGLSKDIGASPGSSKVVVPGIPSKPVIVVKGAPITPIIIKPVTQLLVMDAKAVP from the exons atgcccaagtttgacttgtatgacggacttggggatcctgtagctcatctgagaggttattgcagtaaaatgagaggcgccGGGGGAAAAGTCGAATTGTTAATGGCAtacttcagccaaagtctgagtggggcagctttagaatggtacacccgccaggacgctagtaggtggtacacctgggacgatatggctcaggcctttgcccggcactttcaatacaatatagacattgttccAGACCGCCTATCTTTGACCAAGGTGGAGAAGAAacccagtgaaagctttagagaatatgggttccgatggagggagcaagctgcacgagtcaatcctccgatggaagaaGACGAGATGGTTAAATACTTTCTTCAAGCCTTGGAGCCCACTTACTATGGCCACTTGATCTCAACTattg GGCATGACATAGAAAAGTGCTGGTATTTGAAATCGACAATccaggagcttattgataccaaccaAATTGTAGTCCAAAGCCCAGACGCCCAAAACCCTTTGCCAGCCCATGCAGAGAcgcatatgattgaaatagttcacAAGGACGGGGAGCCCAAGAAGTCTTCTAataccgtcatgatgattcaagCCAGTGAAAGTAATTTGGTTAAAGCTCTCAACTCTACCAAAGCGAAGCCCTTGATAGTTGAAGGGGTGACAGAAAAGCCGAGCTCGAAGCCACCAGTGTTGGTCGTGAAAGGGCTATCAAAAGATATTGGGGCAAGTCCGGGAAGTTcaaaagtggtagtgccagggatTCCAAGTAAGCCTGTCATAGTTGTGAAAGGGGCTCCTATTACCCCTATCATCATTAAACCAGTAACCCAGCTGCTAGTGATGGATGCCAAGGCTGTTCCGTAG